A window of Staphylococcus lloydii genomic DNA:
CTCAACACGACTTTGAACCCTATCGTTCTAGTTATGCTTGTCTATCTTACTGTCTTAATTACTTAGGATATGAAGTGAATCACGAATTACAAGGTATTGATCGCCCTGATTCACTTCAAACATTCTATCAACGCTTAGATGATTGGTTAACTTATCATTCACATTCACTTAAATAGAAAGAAGCTGTTAATTTTGAATAAAATAGATATGCATTCTCACTACATTTCACCAGGTTTCGCACAATTTTTAGATGATTATTTTGATGGTAAAGGAGACGGCGTACCCACACCAGCTTTTTCAATAGATAATTATTTATCATTAATGAAGGAGACAGATATTGATTACGGTATACTTTCCATTTCTAGTCCTCATTTAAGTGCCGCTCCTGACGTAGAAATGCTTAGACTAACGGAAGAGGTTAATAATTATGGTGCGCATTTAGCCAAAGATTATCACGATAAAATTGGCTTTTTCGCCTCATTACCGCTACCGTTAGTTGAAGATAGTATTAAAATGATAGATTATGCTTTAGATGAGCAAAAGGCTCAAGGGTTCACATTACCGACAAACGCACGAGGAATTTATTTAGGCGATGCTCATTTAGATGAGATTTTAGCTAAATTAAATCAACGTCATGCTACAGTTGCTATCCACCCAAATGAACCTAAACCACTTAACGACACGATAAAGGAAGAAGTCTTAACACCATTGATGGAGTTTTTCTTTGATACAACAAGAACTATCATTTTTATGAATCAAAATAATGTTTTCAGTCGGTTCCCAAATATTAAATGGATTGTCCCTCATAGTGGCGCACTTTTACCTGTTATTGCACAACGTGTAGATATGGGTAATAAAATGTTTGATGTCGAGACGCAACCTGACGATTTAAACCAAGTGCTCCATTCTTTATATTTTGATTTGGCTGGTAAAGTTTTACCTCATCAATTACCTACACTTTTAACTATGGTAGATGAAAATAAAATTGTTTATGGCGCAGATGCACCCTATACGACAGATAATGTCGTTAAGTTATTAAACGATGATTTAGAAAGTTCATCGCTATTAACGAACGAGCAACGCCAAAAATTCTTTTATGATAATGCACACAATCTCATAAATCATTAAAAGTAACGGTACAACTAAGTACCGTTTTTTTAATAGAACAATTTTGAGTTTCAAAGTATATAGCATGATATATATATTATTTTTAAAGTGCTACAATAGACACTAAGTTAAATTAAGAGATTTTTTTGGAGGAATATACATGTTTTTAGCCTGGAACGAAATAAAGCGTAATAAGTTAAAATTCAGCCTAATTATCGGCGTGTTAATCATGATTAGTTATTTGCTTTTTTTACTATCTGGTTTAGCAAATGGGTTAATTAACATGAATAGAGAAGGCATTGATAAATGGCATGCCGATGCTATCATACTTAAAAAAGACGCTAACCAAACCGTCGAGCAATCTAACTTCAATTTAAATAAAGTCCCAAATGACTATAAAAAACAAGCTTCACTCAAACAAAGCGGCGTTATTGTTTCTAACAGTAAAAATGAAGAAAATGCATTGCTTTTTGGCGTAACAAAAAATTCATTTTTAATGCCACAATTGATAGCTGGACATAAGTTTAAGAAAGATAATGAAGTCGTGGCAGACGAAACATTAAAAGATAAAGGATTTCATTTAGGAGATAAACTATCACTTTCTCAATCTGACGAAACATTAAAAATTGTAGGATTTAGTAGTAGCGCAAAATATAACGCTTCGCCAGTATTATTTACGAATAATAATACGATTGCCAAAGTGAATCCTATGTTAACTAAAGACAAAACGAATGCCGTTGTAGTAAAAGATAAACATTGGAAAAATAAATCATTAGACAATAAATTAGAAGCCGTTGGTATTAACAAATTTGTAGAAAATTTACCTGGCTATAAGGCTCAAAATTTAACATTAAACTTTATGATTTCATTTTTATTTATCATTTCAGCAACAGTAATTGGTATCTTTTTATACGTCATGACCTTACAAAAAATTAATTTGTTCGGCGTCTTAAAAGCCCAAGGTTTTACAAATGGTTATTTAGCAAAAGTCGTGTTATCGCAAACCTTTATACTATCGTTAATCGGAACCGTTATTGGATTAGCATTAACGTTATTAACGAGTCTATTCTTACCAAGTGCGGTACCGATAGTCTTTAATTATGCGACGTTACTCATTTTCGGTGTAGTCCTAATCATCATATCCATGCTAGGAAGTCTATTTTCCGTCTTAACCATTAGAAAAATCGATCCATTGCAAGCAATAGGCTAGAGAGGTGAATGAAATGTTAACTTTTAAAAACGTGACGAAAGATTTTAAAGATGGTAATCACATTATAGAAGCAGTGAAGCCAACAAATTTAAAGTTTGATAAGGGGCAGTTAGTGGCAATTGTAGGTCCTTCAGGTTCTGGTAAAAGTACCTTTTTAACGATAGCAGGTGCACTACAAACACCGACATCAGGCGAAGTTTATATCAATGATACAGCCTTGTCGACGATGAAACAAAAGCAACTAGCACAGACACGAATGAGCGAAATTGGTTTTATTTTACAAGCAACGAATTTAGTTCCATTCTTAACCGTGAAACAACAATTTAAGTTATTGAAAAAGCGTAAAAAAGATGTCATGTCCGACCAAGCATTGCAAGAATTATTATCACAATTAGGGTTATCAGATATTCAAAACAAATTACCTAATGCAATTTCTGGCGGTCAAAAACAACGCGTGGCGATTGCCAAAGCACTTTATACTAATCCATCAATTATATTAGCGGACGAGCCAACCGCTTCGCTTGATACTGAAAATGCAATGGAAGTCATGAAAATTCTACAAGAACAAACTAAGAAACGTGATAAGACATGTATTATCGTTACGCATGACGAACGCCTCACAACGTACTGCGATATGATATATCATATGAAAGATGGCAATTTGGCGTTAAGCTAAAAAATAACCCGACAAAGCATAGCTTTGCCGGGCATTTTATTTTCTATATGTTATTTAGTTTTATAACTTTTACTAGTGATTTGGCCACCATCTACGATAATGTCTTTATCTTGGAATGGTTCGTTATTGAAGAAACGACTTAAGATATCTTTCACGCCATCTTCAATACGTTGTTGTGCTTCTAGCGTCATACCTGAATAGTGCACAGTCATAGCATTTCTTGGCATTGTTCTCCATGGATGATCAGCTTGTGCTGGTTGAGGGAACCACACATCTCCTGCATAACCTTGGATATGTTTAGCTTCTAATAGTTCTACTAAGTCATCTGTATTAACAATTTTACCGCGTGCTGTGTTTACTAAATAGCTACCGTCTTTCATTTTACTTAAAACGTTATAATTGAATAAATCATCTGTATCTGGAGTTAGTGGTGCATGAATTGTAATAGCGTCACTTGTGGCTACAAGTTGTTCAAATTCTACAAACTTAGAATGTTCATTATCTTTTTGGTTTATTGGATCATAGTGCTGAATTGTAACGTTAAATGGTGCTAAACGTTCTGCGACAAGTTGTCCAATTCTACCAAAGCCAAAGATACCAATTGTTTTATTTTGTAGTTCTCTTGCGTCATTTCCTACTTTAGAAAGGTTCCATTCACCTGCTTCAGATTGTCTATGACCTTCTTCATAGTTACGTAATAAAATAAGCAAGTCCATTACTGCGTGTTCAGCAACACTTACTGTATTACTACCAGTTACTTCAACAACACCAACATTGTGTTCACCTGCTGCTTGTAAATCAACGTGGTCAGAACCTACCCCAGCTGTGATTGCTAATTTTAAGTTAGGTGCTTTTTCAATACGTTCTCTTGTCATATATGCTGGATAGAATGGTGCACTGATCACTACATCCATATCTGCTAAGTGTTTATCTAAATCTGCTTCGTTATCTGCTAATATAACTAATTCATGTCCTTTTTCTTCTAAAAATGGTTTTAAACCAATCGCTTTTTTCGTGTTAAGGATTTGGTTTTCTTCTCCTTCAACTGATTCTGGGAATAATGCTACTATTTTCATTATCTTCACTCCTATAAATTATTTTTTTATTCTAGAGCACTTATAACGTTTACGTTTAATGCGTAAAAAATCGCGCATTAAAAAATACCTGACGCCGTTTGCACATACCAC
This region includes:
- a CDS encoding NAD-dependent formate dehydrogenase, whose translation is MKIVALFPESVEGEENQILNTKKAIGLKPFLEEKGHELVILADNEADLDKHLADMDVVISAPFYPAYMTRERIEKAPNLKLAITAGVGSDHVDLQAAGEHNVGVVEVTGSNTVSVAEHAVMDLLILLRNYEEGHRQSEAGEWNLSKVGNDARELQNKTIGIFGFGRIGQLVAERLAPFNVTIQHYDPINQKDNEHSKFVEFEQLVATSDAITIHAPLTPDTDDLFNYNVLSKMKDGSYLVNTARGKIVNTDDLVELLEAKHIQGYAGDVWFPQPAQADHPWRTMPRNAMTVHYSGMTLEAQQRIEDGVKDILSRFFNNEPFQDKDIIVDGGQITSKSYKTK
- a CDS encoding ABC transporter ATP-binding protein, producing MLTFKNVTKDFKDGNHIIEAVKPTNLKFDKGQLVAIVGPSGSGKSTFLTIAGALQTPTSGEVYINDTALSTMKQKQLAQTRMSEIGFILQATNLVPFLTVKQQFKLLKKRKKDVMSDQALQELLSQLGLSDIQNKLPNAISGGQKQRVAIAKALYTNPSIILADEPTASLDTENAMEVMKILQEQTKKRDKTCIIVTHDERLTTYCDMIYHMKDGNLALS
- a CDS encoding ABC transporter permease, which gives rise to MFLAWNEIKRNKLKFSLIIGVLIMISYLLFLLSGLANGLINMNREGIDKWHADAIILKKDANQTVEQSNFNLNKVPNDYKKQASLKQSGVIVSNSKNEENALLFGVTKNSFLMPQLIAGHKFKKDNEVVADETLKDKGFHLGDKLSLSQSDETLKIVGFSSSAKYNASPVLFTNNNTIAKVNPMLTKDKTNAVVVKDKHWKNKSLDNKLEAVGINKFVENLPGYKAQNLTLNFMISFLFIISATVIGIFLYVMTLQKINLFGVLKAQGFTNGYLAKVVLSQTFILSLIGTVIGLALTLLTSLFLPSAVPIVFNYATLLIFGVVLIIISMLGSLFSVLTIRKIDPLQAIG
- a CDS encoding amidohydrolase family protein, with protein sequence MNKIDMHSHYISPGFAQFLDDYFDGKGDGVPTPAFSIDNYLSLMKETDIDYGILSISSPHLSAAPDVEMLRLTEEVNNYGAHLAKDYHDKIGFFASLPLPLVEDSIKMIDYALDEQKAQGFTLPTNARGIYLGDAHLDEILAKLNQRHATVAIHPNEPKPLNDTIKEEVLTPLMEFFFDTTRTIIFMNQNNVFSRFPNIKWIVPHSGALLPVIAQRVDMGNKMFDVETQPDDLNQVLHSLYFDLAGKVLPHQLPTLLTMVDENKIVYGADAPYTTDNVVKLLNDDLESSSLLTNEQRQKFFYDNAHNLINH